From a single Cyclobacterium marinum DSM 745 genomic region:
- the coaD gene encoding pantetheine-phosphate adenylyltransferase: MKKTALFPGSFDPYTNGHHDIVMRGLNIFDEVIISIGHNTSKKNRYFDIDFMVEKIKKTYKNIPAVKVIVYDELTSSLAKKHDAKYLLRGLRNTTDFEYENTISQMNRYLNESLETVFLITTPKYAAISSTIIREVHKYGGNVNKFLPYKV; the protein is encoded by the coding sequence ATGAAAAAGACAGCACTGTTCCCAGGCTCTTTTGACCCTTATACCAATGGTCATCATGACATTGTCATGAGAGGATTAAATATCTTCGATGAGGTAATTATTAGTATTGGTCACAATACCAGCAAAAAAAACAGGTATTTTGACATTGATTTTATGGTAGAAAAAATCAAGAAAACCTATAAAAACATTCCGGCTGTTAAAGTTATTGTTTATGATGAATTAACTTCTTCACTGGCAAAAAAACATGACGCCAAGTATTTGTTGCGTGGTTTGAGAAACACCACAGATTTTGAATATGAGAATACCATCAGTCAAATGAACCGGTATCTCAATGAATCTCTAGAAACAGTATTTCTAATCACCACCCCAAAATATGCTGCCATCAGCTCTACCATCATCAGAGAAGTGCATAAATATGGGGGAAATGTCAATAAATTTCTTCCCTATAAAGTCTGA
- a CDS encoding peptide chain release factor 3 produces the protein MTLTEEIAKRKTFGIIAHPDAGKTTLTEKMLLFGGAIKTAGAVKSNKIDTATKSDWMEIEKQRGISVATSVMGFEYKGQKINLLDTPGHQDFAEDTYRTLTAVDSVIMVIDCVKGVEIQTEKLMEVCRMRKTPVICFINKLDREGRDPYDLLDEVESKLNIQVRPLSWPISMGKSFKGVYNLYEKQLNLFTPSQRKLSDDRIIIEDLSSEILDDRIGTNLADQLREDVALIDGVYPEFDPKEYLEGSVAPVFFGSAVNNFGIKEMLDTFIKIAPGPKSRQTEQREVVPTEDQFSGFIFKIHANMDPKHRNRIAFLRICSGKFTRNKPYNHVRGTKPLRFSNVTSFMAQDKEIIEEAFPGDIVGLYDTGNLKIGDSITDGENLTFKGIPSFSPEIFREVVNKDAMKTKQLDKGLQQLMEEGVAQLFTFEIGSRKVVGTVGQLQFEVIKFRLKNEYNATADFVPMNLYKACWITSNDKKKLDEFIRSKQRHIAKDKDGKLVFMAESKAWLQMVKDNFPEIEFHYTSEL, from the coding sequence ATGACCCTAACTGAAGAGATAGCGAAGAGAAAGACTTTTGGAATAATAGCTCACCCTGATGCAGGAAAAACCACATTAACGGAGAAAATGCTCCTTTTTGGGGGTGCCATTAAAACTGCAGGGGCAGTTAAATCAAATAAAATTGATACTGCGACCAAGTCCGATTGGATGGAAATTGAAAAACAGAGAGGAATCTCTGTAGCTACTTCCGTAATGGGGTTTGAGTACAAAGGGCAAAAAATAAACCTCCTTGACACTCCCGGACACCAAGATTTTGCGGAAGACACCTACCGTACGCTTACAGCAGTTGACTCTGTCATAATGGTCATTGACTGTGTAAAAGGTGTAGAAATTCAAACCGAAAAATTAATGGAAGTTTGCCGAATGCGGAAGACTCCCGTTATTTGTTTTATCAATAAGTTAGATAGAGAAGGTCGAGACCCTTATGATTTATTGGATGAAGTTGAGTCCAAATTAAACATTCAGGTAAGACCTCTATCGTGGCCCATTTCCATGGGGAAATCCTTTAAAGGTGTCTATAATTTGTATGAAAAGCAGTTGAACCTATTCACACCTAGTCAGCGGAAATTAAGTGATGACAGAATTATCATTGAAGACTTGAGCTCTGAAATATTGGATGATCGAATAGGGACAAACCTTGCAGACCAACTTAGGGAAGATGTAGCTTTAATAGATGGAGTTTATCCAGAATTTGATCCCAAGGAGTACCTTGAAGGAAGTGTAGCACCGGTATTTTTCGGATCTGCTGTCAACAACTTTGGGATCAAAGAAATGCTGGACACCTTTATTAAAATCGCTCCAGGACCTAAAAGTCGCCAAACAGAACAAAGAGAGGTGGTTCCTACTGAGGATCAATTCAGTGGGTTTATATTTAAAATCCATGCCAATATGGATCCTAAACACCGAAACCGAATCGCATTTTTGAGAATTTGTTCCGGTAAATTTACTCGAAACAAGCCTTACAATCATGTAAGAGGCACTAAGCCTCTGCGCTTTTCCAACGTCACCTCTTTTATGGCCCAAGACAAAGAAATTATTGAAGAGGCTTTTCCGGGGGACATTGTGGGGCTATATGACACCGGAAACCTAAAAATTGGAGACAGTATCACTGATGGGGAAAACCTTACTTTTAAAGGTATCCCAAGCTTTTCTCCCGAAATATTCAGAGAAGTGGTCAATAAAGACGCCATGAAAACCAAGCAGCTTGATAAAGGCTTGCAACAGTTAATGGAAGAAGGTGTCGCGCAGCTTTTTACTTTTGAAATAGGGTCTCGGAAGGTAGTCGGAACAGTTGGCCAGCTTCAGTTTGAAGTTATCAAATTTAGGTTGAAAAACGAATACAATGCCACAGCCGATTTTGTCCCCATGAATTTGTACAAGGCTTGTTGGATCACAAGTAATGACAAAAAGAAACTGGATGAATTTATTCGTTCAAAGCAAAGGCATATAGCTAAAGACAAGGACGGAAAACTTGTATTCATGGCAGAAAGCAAAGCTTGGCTCCAAATGGTTAAGGACAATTTTCCTGAGATCGAATTTCACTACACATCAGAACTATAA
- a CDS encoding DUF3822 family protein, with protein MQDISYLSLFLYEKLLTVIAHTEESKKITASFIYSFQEQETVNQIIETEEIFNAPNSEGKLYLHHQRFTLVPTQLFNASQCAKYLNFATEVNEVEDNITYTGIANNSIQVLGTADKQLLDQLDKKLPELEIAHGASHVLDYFLSQNDNFLSQELFIHSSPDCMYMAAFTEGKLSLFNRFIIPDEASFLRYVFTFIQQMAFDRTHCKIRFFGNPEWLHTSKEGMDLYFKNIHIITPEQNVSYLAGAESFLNTHLLEAFWQQKIIS; from the coding sequence ATGCAAGACATATCCTATTTATCGCTTTTCTTATATGAGAAACTCCTAACCGTTATTGCGCATACGGAGGAGAGCAAAAAAATTACTGCTTCTTTTATCTATTCCTTCCAAGAACAGGAAACGGTAAATCAGATCATAGAAACTGAAGAAATTTTCAACGCGCCCAACTCTGAAGGCAAGCTTTACCTTCACCACCAAAGATTCACCCTTGTCCCCACCCAATTGTTCAACGCTTCTCAGTGTGCCAAATACTTGAACTTTGCAACTGAAGTAAATGAGGTGGAAGACAATATAACTTATACAGGTATTGCCAACAATAGTATCCAGGTGCTTGGAACTGCTGACAAACAATTATTGGATCAACTAGACAAGAAATTACCTGAATTGGAGATTGCACATGGAGCATCCCATGTTTTAGATTATTTCCTTAGCCAAAATGACAACTTCCTAAGCCAAGAGTTATTCATACATTCTTCTCCTGACTGTATGTATATGGCGGCTTTTACTGAAGGAAAATTATCATTATTCAATAGGTTTATCATTCCGGACGAAGCCTCATTTCTACGGTATGTATTTACATTTATCCAACAGATGGCCTTCGATAGAACGCATTGCAAGATTCGTTTTTTTGGTAATCCTGAATGGCTTCACACCAGTAAGGAAGGCATGGATTTGTATTTCAAAAACATACACATAATCACCCCGGAGCAAAACGTCTCCTATCTTGCGGGGGCAGAATCCTTCTTGAACACCCATCTACTAGAAGCTTTCTGGCAACAAAAAATTATTTCATGA
- a CDS encoding TVP38/TMEM64 family protein: MNKKPPIFKHLRNIYNQSPWVLVAVLWVSILPSIGAIILGNWIYSHWSEINLSPIIKPEIVLIYCISGTFLMGLALVPTTFFAVISGYVFGWQTFPYLVLAYTLASAVGYYLGRILEKDSLDLLLAPYPKAKKLISEKKGQMGSLIFFVRISPVIPFAISNLVFAMLRTGIKRVLWFGFLGMLPRTLLAFSSGALAGSLQEALTTKSPIWQYVLIVALLVVSLVGIYTFFTKSASKN; this comes from the coding sequence ATGAATAAAAAACCGCCTATTTTCAAGCATTTAAGAAATATCTATAACCAAAGCCCATGGGTACTTGTAGCTGTCTTGTGGGTGAGCATCCTCCCCTCCATAGGTGCCATAATTCTTGGAAACTGGATTTATAGCCATTGGTCTGAAATAAATTTGTCTCCAATAATTAAGCCAGAAATTGTTTTGATTTATTGTATTTCAGGCACCTTTCTGATGGGCTTGGCCTTGGTCCCTACCACTTTCTTTGCTGTAATTTCCGGATATGTATTTGGTTGGCAAACTTTTCCCTATTTGGTTTTGGCATATACACTAGCTAGTGCAGTAGGCTACTATTTAGGTAGAATTTTGGAGAAAGATAGTCTTGATTTGCTTTTGGCACCTTACCCAAAAGCCAAGAAGCTTATTTCAGAGAAAAAAGGCCAAATGGGAAGTTTAATATTTTTTGTTAGAATTAGCCCTGTCATCCCTTTTGCGATCTCAAATTTGGTGTTTGCCATGCTGAGAACAGGGATAAAGCGGGTCTTGTGGTTTGGGTTTTTGGGTATGCTTCCCAGAACCTTGCTAGCATTTTCTTCCGGGGCTTTGGCCGGTAGTTTACAAGAAGCCCTTACTACCAAATCGCCAATTTGGCAATATGTACTTATAGTGGCGCTATTGGTTGTAAGCTTGGTTGGGATTTATACTTTTTTTACCAAGTCAGCTTCAAAGAATTGA
- the pyrE gene encoding orotate phosphoribosyltransferase, protein MEIYDQSTASQIAKKLLEIKAIKLSPKDPFTWASGWKSPIYCDNRLSLSFPEVRKFIQEKLTSVVRTHFLNIEAIAGVATAGIPQGVLIADKLDVPFIYVRSKAKGHGMENMIEGKITPGQKVVVVEDLVSTGGSSLKAVNDLRAAGFEVLGMVAIFTYGFEISDLNFEKEGVKLYCLSDYSSLLPQALEQGYVSEADMNTLADWRKGPDTWQP, encoded by the coding sequence ATGGAAATTTATGATCAAAGCACCGCTTCTCAAATCGCAAAAAAGCTACTTGAAATAAAAGCCATCAAACTTTCGCCTAAGGATCCGTTTACTTGGGCATCTGGATGGAAATCACCTATCTATTGTGACAACAGGCTTTCACTTTCATTCCCTGAAGTAAGAAAATTTATTCAGGAAAAATTAACAAGTGTAGTACGTACTCATTTTTTAAATATTGAAGCCATTGCAGGGGTTGCCACTGCCGGCATCCCTCAAGGTGTGCTTATTGCTGACAAGCTTGATGTACCTTTTATCTATGTGCGTTCCAAAGCCAAAGGTCATGGAATGGAAAACATGATTGAAGGGAAAATAACGCCCGGACAAAAAGTGGTGGTAGTAGAAGACCTCGTTTCTACAGGAGGAAGTTCTCTCAAGGCGGTTAATGACCTTAGAGCTGCAGGCTTCGAAGTTTTGGGTATGGTTGCCATCTTCACCTATGGTTTTGAAATATCCGATTTAAACTTCGAAAAAGAAGGCGTAAAACTATACTGCCTAAGCGACTATAGTTCATTGTTACCACAGGCCCTAGAGCAAGGTTATGTTTCTGAAGCAGACATGAATACATTGGCTGACTGGAGAAAAGGCCCAGACACTTGGCAACCTTAA
- a CDS encoding RluA family pseudouridine synthase, protein MKKPFNVIYEDNHLLVVNKAAGILVQGDKTGDKTLTDLCKTYIANKYNKPGAVFLHPVHRLDRPVSGIVVFARTSKALERMTALFRKREVHKVYWAVVKRRPKEESGKLTHWLVKDSEKNISSAYEKEVPNAKRSELTYKSMGKLNDHWLLELRPITGRPHQLRVQLSTMNCPIRGDIKYGFSKPNPDASINLHAFHLVFIHPIKKEKLFLRAALPEEPFWEQFLEFENIKSADRRLDNTFSG, encoded by the coding sequence ATGAAAAAGCCATTTAACGTTATCTATGAAGACAATCATTTGCTGGTCGTTAATAAGGCTGCGGGGATATTGGTACAAGGAGATAAAACCGGAGACAAAACACTTACTGATCTTTGCAAAACCTATATCGCCAATAAGTATAACAAACCCGGCGCTGTGTTTCTACACCCTGTTCACAGGCTAGATAGACCTGTAAGTGGAATAGTGGTCTTTGCAAGAACTTCCAAGGCCTTGGAAAGGATGACGGCATTGTTCAGGAAAAGAGAAGTTCATAAGGTTTATTGGGCGGTAGTGAAGCGAAGACCCAAAGAGGAATCCGGAAAGCTAACTCATTGGCTGGTTAAAGATTCGGAAAAAAACATTTCCTCGGCGTATGAAAAAGAGGTACCCAATGCGAAAAGGTCTGAATTAACCTATAAGAGCATGGGCAAATTAAATGATCACTGGCTATTGGAGCTTCGACCGATTACAGGAAGACCACATCAATTGCGTGTACAACTATCAACCATGAATTGCCCCATAAGAGGTGACATAAAGTATGGTTTCTCGAAACCGAATCCCGATGCAAGCATAAACCTCCATGCATTTCATTTGGTTTTTATACACCCCATCAAAAAGGAAAAATTATTCTTAAGAGCAGCCTTACCTGAAGAGCCGTTTTGGGAGCAGTTTTTGGAGTTTGAAAACATAAAATCAGCCGATCGCCGCTTAGACAATACATTTAGCGGATAA
- a CDS encoding TIGR02757 family protein: MDNLKDFLDEKVLLFNQPSFIDDDPISIPHRFSKLQDIEISGFFAAILAWGQRKTIINKSLELMDLMGNSPYDFVLNHSEKELKQLMTFKHRTFNDLDTLYFIDFFSRYYRENESLEKAFTRGYSAEVDVMEILLSNFHDLFFDSEQAPRRTRKHIASPKKKSACKRINMFLRWMVRRDDKGVDFGLWNKISPAQLVCPCDLHVDRIGRSLGLIQRKQTDWQTAMELTRNLRLMDAADPIKYDFALFGLGVLEKEQKNHLK, translated from the coding sequence ATGGATAACCTCAAGGACTTTTTGGATGAAAAGGTATTGCTTTTTAACCAGCCTTCTTTTATTGATGATGATCCTATTTCAATTCCGCATCGGTTTTCAAAGTTACAAGATATAGAGATTTCAGGTTTTTTTGCAGCCATTCTGGCTTGGGGACAGCGCAAAACTATCATTAATAAGAGTTTGGAATTGATGGACTTGATGGGCAATAGCCCTTATGATTTTGTTTTAAACCATTCTGAAAAGGAGCTTAAACAGTTGATGACGTTTAAACACCGGACTTTTAATGACTTAGATACCCTTTATTTTATAGATTTTTTTTCCAGGTATTATCGTGAAAATGAGAGTTTAGAGAAGGCATTTACCCGTGGTTATAGTGCTGAGGTGGATGTCATGGAAATACTCCTTAGCAATTTTCATGATTTGTTTTTTGATTCAGAACAAGCCCCAAGGCGTACAAGAAAACACATTGCCAGTCCGAAGAAAAAGTCGGCCTGCAAACGGATCAATATGTTTTTGAGATGGATGGTAAGAAGAGATGATAAGGGAGTTGATTTTGGATTGTGGAATAAAATCTCTCCGGCTCAATTGGTGTGTCCCTGTGATCTGCATGTAGATAGAATAGGGCGGTCACTTGGTCTTATTCAACGGAAACAAACTGACTGGCAAACAGCCATGGAGCTTACAAGGAATTTAAGGCTTATGGATGCTGCAGATCCCATTAAGTATGATTTTGCCCTTTTCGGTTTAGGGGTTTTGGAAAAGGAGCAAAAAAATCACTTGAAATAG
- a CDS encoding TraB/GumN family protein codes for MFKNIFFICLFSLGSISAFSQEEGVFWEIYGADSTAPSYLFGTIHLICQEDFVINEKIADKLAMSDYLVLEIDMDDPQLQVSMQQNLYNKEGQKITDFLSEEAYLTIHTYIKERTGMDMDMLKEMRPMVLMSLLYNNLLECETMSLEMELMALANTENKEILGLETVEEQMSFFDLIPLSNQYESFYAYIKDIEKGQAEFRKLINAYKEEKITDLLQMVAESPEYKDYQDEFLYERNQKWMKPMTQIMENGTAFFAVGAGHLAGPKGLINLLKSQGFTVRRIEM; via the coding sequence ATGTTCAAGAATATTTTTTTCATTTGTCTATTTTCCCTTGGGTCAATTTCTGCTTTTAGCCAAGAAGAAGGAGTTTTTTGGGAAATATACGGTGCTGATTCCACAGCACCTTCTTACCTTTTCGGGACTATTCACCTAATTTGCCAAGAGGATTTTGTTATTAATGAAAAGATAGCTGATAAGTTAGCTATGTCTGACTATCTTGTTCTAGAAATTGACATGGACGACCCTCAACTTCAAGTGTCTATGCAACAGAATCTTTACAATAAAGAGGGACAAAAAATTACGGATTTTCTTTCTGAAGAAGCTTATCTAACAATTCATACCTATATAAAAGAAAGGACAGGAATGGACATGGATATGCTAAAAGAAATGCGTCCTATGGTATTGATGTCGCTTTTGTACAACAACCTCCTAGAATGTGAAACCATGTCTCTAGAGATGGAATTAATGGCATTGGCAAATACCGAAAACAAAGAAATCCTTGGATTAGAAACTGTTGAAGAACAAATGTCATTCTTTGACCTTATCCCATTAAGCAATCAGTACGAAAGCTTCTATGCTTATATTAAGGACATAGAAAAAGGTCAAGCTGAGTTCCGCAAGCTTATCAATGCTTACAAAGAAGAAAAAATTACCGACTTATTACAGATGGTCGCAGAGAGTCCGGAATACAAAGATTATCAAGACGAATTTCTTTATGAAAGAAACCAAAAATGGATGAAACCCATGACCCAAATAATGGAAAATGGCACAGCTTTTTTTGCAGTTGGAGCAGGCCATTTGGCAGGTCCAAAGGGGTTAATCAACCTATTAAAAAGCCAAGGTTTTACTGTTAGAAGAATAGAAATGTAA
- a CDS encoding ATP-dependent DNA helicase, translating to MHKDNQASVKPSQRIRKYFPHSPTTDQEYFFNAMDAFLDKKVPSGATFILKGYAGTGKTTVLAALVKALPSLGLRAVMLAPTGRAAKVMSAYADKTGFTIHKIIYRAKQGFVDGADGFVVQKNYYQKSVFIIDEASMLSDDRMGGKSLLADLIGFVFQNPENRLLLIGDIAQLPPVGSEDSPGLDKNYLIRNFKLDVNEALLTIVTRQEQDSGILANATSLRNEVQKPKPSISFYTKGFKDFYRMTGERLEDGLRYAYDKFGLDNTMIITRSNKAAVQYNKYIRNAIFYYEDELSAGERLMIVKNNYSYMESSEKVSFLANGDFVEILKIRSFEEIYGLRFATLELRLIDYPDEVPFEARVILDTLHSNKPALGIVEWKELYKLVEEDYRDLEQKSKIREAMSKDPYLNALQVKYAYTLTCHKSQGGQWDAVFVDQGYLNEEQIDKNYVRWLYTAMTRARKELFMVNFHSNFFLK from the coding sequence ATGCATAAAGATAATCAAGCAAGTGTAAAGCCTTCTCAAAGAATTAGGAAATATTTCCCCCACAGTCCTACAACGGATCAGGAGTATTTCTTTAATGCCATGGATGCGTTTTTAGATAAGAAGGTTCCTTCAGGAGCTACCTTTATTCTCAAAGGCTATGCTGGAACCGGTAAAACAACTGTTTTAGCAGCTTTGGTTAAAGCTTTGCCATCACTCGGCTTGCGAGCAGTTATGCTTGCACCCACTGGCCGTGCTGCCAAAGTGATGAGTGCTTATGCCGACAAAACAGGTTTTACTATTCATAAAATCATTTACCGAGCAAAGCAGGGATTTGTAGATGGGGCAGATGGATTTGTTGTTCAAAAAAATTACTACCAAAAATCTGTTTTTATTATTGATGAAGCATCCATGCTTTCCGATGATAGAATGGGAGGAAAATCCCTTTTGGCCGATCTAATAGGCTTTGTTTTTCAAAATCCTGAAAACAGGCTTTTATTGATTGGAGATATTGCACAATTGCCCCCGGTTGGTAGTGAAGACAGCCCGGGCTTGGATAAAAATTACCTGATAAGGAATTTTAAATTGGATGTCAATGAGGCACTACTTACCATAGTAACCAGACAAGAACAGGATTCTGGAATATTGGCTAATGCTACTTCGCTGAGAAATGAAGTTCAAAAGCCCAAGCCTAGCATTTCATTTTACACCAAAGGATTTAAAGATTTTTACCGAATGACCGGGGAGCGGTTGGAAGATGGTTTGCGCTATGCCTATGATAAATTTGGGCTGGACAATACAATGATTATAACAAGGTCCAACAAAGCCGCAGTCCAATACAATAAATACATCAGAAATGCGATATTTTATTATGAAGATGAATTAAGTGCCGGTGAACGGTTAATGATTGTTAAAAATAATTATAGCTATATGGAGTCTTCAGAAAAGGTCAGTTTTTTGGCCAATGGGGATTTTGTAGAGATACTTAAAATTCGTTCATTTGAAGAAATTTATGGTCTAAGGTTTGCTACACTAGAATTGAGGTTGATTGATTATCCTGATGAAGTTCCTTTTGAGGCACGGGTGATACTGGATACCCTACATTCAAATAAACCGGCATTAGGAATAGTGGAGTGGAAAGAACTTTATAAGTTGGTTGAGGAGGATTACCGGGATTTGGAGCAAAAAAGTAAGATCAGAGAGGCGATGAGCAAAGATCCATATTTAAACGCTTTGCAAGTCAAATACGCCTATACCCTTACTTGTCATAAATCTCAAGGTGGGCAGTGGGATGCTGTTTTTGTAGACCAAGGTTATTTAAATGAAGAACAAATTGATAAAAATTACGTGAGATGGCTATATACTGCCATGACACGTGCCAGAAAAGAATTGTTTATGGTGAACTTTCACAGCAATTTCTTCCTTAAATAG
- a CDS encoding NUDIX domain-containing protein: MKNPNIKKDIIDNFGNRLRTRVNGILIQQNKILMVKHRMGDNHWFWNVPGGGMQYGQDAKSNLKREFLEETGLEIEVGEYRFVHEFLSPPLHAIELFFEVSQTNGKLEVGIDPELETDKQVIEEVKFLSMEEIKNIPSDKKHALFGRINSLNDVRIWKGYFNFGNKCIK; encoded by the coding sequence ATGAAAAACCCGAACATAAAAAAAGACATAATTGATAATTTCGGAAACCGCCTCAGAACGCGGGTTAACGGCATATTGATTCAGCAGAATAAAATTTTAATGGTCAAACATCGAATGGGCGATAACCACTGGTTTTGGAATGTTCCGGGAGGTGGCATGCAGTATGGTCAGGATGCCAAATCGAATTTAAAAAGGGAGTTTTTAGAGGAAACCGGATTAGAAATTGAGGTTGGAGAATACCGATTTGTCCATGAATTTTTATCTCCTCCATTACACGCTATCGAATTATTCTTTGAAGTTAGCCAAACAAATGGTAAATTAGAGGTTGGAATTGATCCTGAGCTAGAAACCGACAAACAGGTAATCGAAGAGGTTAAATTTCTAAGCATGGAAGAGATAAAAAATATCCCATCAGATAAAAAACATGCACTATTTGGAAGAATAAATTCTTTGAATGATGTAAGAATATGGAAAGGATATTTTAATTTTGGAAATAAATGCATAAAATAG
- a CDS encoding NUDIX hydrolase, translated as MKIFINDKPLDLVGSKNFMPKKSFECVYDNPKELPPSAEFHDDVLIKNPSKDIIVQLLYLLRSRKLKNLDSITLVTDEKAILKKFIKSRFLIIKAAGGVVTKGDSILFIHRLGKWDLPKGKFEKKETPEGCAVREVEEECNIKVKLNKPICITWHTYTQNKKSILKKTYWYKMKSIDDSMMKPQVEEGINDIKWLKHHEAKTALINSYPSMRYLYKRFLKMTPKIAQTL; from the coding sequence ATGAAAATATTCATCAACGATAAGCCATTAGACTTAGTTGGTTCAAAGAATTTTATGCCAAAAAAATCCTTTGAATGTGTATATGATAATCCGAAAGAATTGCCCCCGTCAGCAGAATTTCATGATGATGTATTGATAAAAAATCCTTCTAAGGATATAATCGTGCAATTGCTATATTTACTGCGTTCCAGAAAACTTAAAAATCTAGACAGTATCACCTTGGTTACTGATGAGAAAGCAATACTTAAAAAGTTTATTAAAAGTAGATTTTTAATTATTAAAGCTGCAGGAGGGGTAGTTACCAAAGGAGACAGTATACTGTTTATCCATAGGCTTGGAAAATGGGACCTTCCAAAAGGTAAGTTTGAAAAAAAAGAAACGCCTGAAGGATGTGCCGTAAGAGAAGTTGAGGAAGAATGCAATATTAAAGTGAAACTTAATAAGCCAATTTGCATTACTTGGCACACCTATACTCAAAATAAAAAGAGTATTTTGAAAAAAACTTATTGGTACAAAATGAAAAGTATCGATGATTCAATGATGAAGCCTCAGGTGGAAGAAGGTATCAATGATATAAAGTGGCTGAAGCATCATGAGGCAAAAACTGCATTGATAAATTCCTACCCATCAATGCGGTATTTGTACAAGAGGTTTTTAAAAATGACGCCTAAAATAGCTCAGACTTTATAG
- a CDS encoding DUF1573 domain-containing protein yields MKRLLTVVLAIVLSSALAIAQEKAAKGPVITFEADSKDFGDIKQGDKVENVFKLTNTGNEPLIISNVAATCGCTVPSWPKEPVAPGKTAEIKVSFNSAGKMGKQNSVVRIYSNATEPIEKVSLISNVLPK; encoded by the coding sequence ATGAAAAGGTTATTAACAGTAGTATTGGCAATTGTATTAAGTTCTGCACTTGCAATTGCCCAAGAAAAAGCAGCAAAGGGACCTGTCATAACGTTTGAGGCAGATTCCAAAGATTTTGGTGATATCAAGCAAGGAGATAAGGTGGAAAATGTGTTTAAACTCACCAACACAGGAAACGAACCGTTAATTATTTCAAATGTGGCTGCTACATGTGGCTGCACCGTGCCAAGCTGGCCTAAGGAGCCTGTAGCACCGGGTAAAACAGCTGAAATTAAAGTCTCATTCAATAGTGCCGGAAAAATGGGCAAGCAAAATAGTGTGGTTAGAATTTATTCCAATGCCACCGAACCCATTGAAAAGGTCTCTTTGATTTCAAATGTGCTACCTAAATAA